A genomic segment from uncultured Alistipes sp. encodes:
- the rpsU gene encoding 30S ribosomal protein S21, translated as MIIMPVKEGENIERALKKFKRKYERTGVLKELRRRQYFTKPSVAKREAMQHAIYVEHMYRDEE; from the coding sequence ATGATTATCATGCCGGTAAAAGAGGGCGAAAACATCGAACGCGCCCTGAAAAAGTTCAAACGTAAATACGAGCGCACGGGTGTCCTCAAGGAGCTCCGCCGCCGCCAGTACTTCACCAAACCTTCGGTGGCCAAGCGCGAGGCGATGCAGCACGCTATTTACGTCGAGCACATGTACCGCGACGAGGAATAG
- a CDS encoding helix-hairpin-helix domain-containing protein, whose product MARLFSDREIRAVAVFLPLAGLLIVALLLMRPKADPEAARQIEREFEQPVAPDSIVMRPFDPNTVTFEELRQLGLSKYEAVSLLKYRAGGKVFRIPEELTLCYAISDSLYRRLEPWIRIGRKYAIAPREYRSGRIIADPLPAQPFRIDTVTARYLQAIGALTKRQAEWFIRWRDQNGIYDFEEFSACYLITDSLAEALRPYLIYPERKPHPIEQPIEINAADSATLRSVYGIGEKTVVTILNYRERLGGFVRVEQLAEVPGVTESNYEKILKQIYCDSCKIRKIDINFASQKTLGLHPYITAPMLRKILRQRQLKGGWSTAEELIEQNIMTRKEAARLAPYLEFGPDSGTTDK is encoded by the coding sequence ATGGCCAGACTCTTTTCCGATCGTGAGATCCGTGCCGTGGCGGTCTTCCTGCCCCTGGCCGGTTTGCTGATCGTCGCACTCCTGCTCATGCGCCCGAAGGCCGACCCGGAGGCCGCCCGGCAGATCGAACGCGAGTTCGAACAACCCGTCGCCCCAGACAGCATCGTCATGCGCCCCTTCGACCCCAATACCGTCACGTTCGAAGAACTGCGCCAGCTGGGCCTCTCGAAATACGAGGCCGTGAGCCTGCTGAAATACCGCGCCGGAGGCAAGGTCTTCCGCATTCCCGAAGAGCTGACCCTCTGCTACGCCATCAGCGACTCGCTCTACCGGCGGCTCGAACCCTGGATCCGAATCGGCCGCAAATACGCCATCGCTCCACGCGAATACCGCAGCGGACGCATCATCGCCGATCCGCTGCCCGCGCAACCCTTCCGTATCGACACCGTAACCGCCCGCTACCTGCAGGCCATCGGCGCCCTGACCAAACGGCAAGCCGAATGGTTCATCCGCTGGCGCGACCAGAACGGCATCTATGATTTCGAGGAGTTCAGCGCCTGCTACCTGATCACCGATTCGCTGGCCGAAGCGCTGAGACCCTATCTCATCTACCCGGAACGCAAACCGCATCCCATCGAGCAACCCATCGAGATCAACGCCGCCGATTCGGCGACCCTCCGTTCCGTATACGGGATCGGAGAAAAAACCGTCGTGACGATCCTCAACTACCGCGAACGCCTCGGCGGATTCGTCCGCGTCGAGCAACTCGCAGAGGTTCCGGGCGTCACGGAGAGCAACTACGAAAAAATTTTGAAACAAATTTACTGCGACAGTTGCAAAATTCGGAAAATTGATATTAACTTTGCAAGCCAGAAAACGCTGGGGCTGCATCCCTACATTACAGCCCCGATGTTACGAAAAATTTTGAGACAAAGACAGTTGAAAGGAGGTTGGAGCACCGCTGAAGAGTTGATCGAACAGAACATAATGACCCGAAAGGAGGCAGCACGGCTGGCCCCTTATTTGGAATTCGGGCCGGACAGCGGAACAACCGACAAGTAG
- the murQ gene encoding N-acetylmuramic acid 6-phosphate etherase → MENRITEQSSEYDNLQQMSTHDILVGINREDARVHEAVRKVIPAMEQLVERIVERMRRGGRLFYIGAGTSGRLGVTDASELPPTFGVPFDLVIGLIAGGDGALRRAVEHAEDDTEGAWRDLAPYHPAADDTLVGIAASGTTPYVIGGLRRARQEGLLTAAVVCNPGSPAAAAAEYALEAVVGPEFVTGSTRMKAGTAQKLMLNMLSTAVMIRLGRVEGNRMVHMQLTNDKLIARGTRMVAQSTGLPETEAREALLRWGSVKRAIEHANKQ, encoded by the coding sequence ATGGAGAACAGAATCACCGAACAGAGTTCGGAATACGATAACCTGCAGCAGATGTCCACACACGACATCCTCGTCGGGATCAACCGCGAGGATGCCCGCGTGCACGAGGCCGTGCGGAAGGTCATTCCCGCCATGGAGCAGCTGGTCGAACGCATCGTCGAGCGGATGCGGCGCGGCGGAAGGCTCTTCTACATCGGCGCCGGAACCAGCGGACGCCTCGGCGTGACGGACGCTTCGGAACTGCCTCCGACCTTCGGGGTGCCGTTCGATCTCGTAATCGGGCTGATCGCCGGGGGTGACGGCGCCCTCCGCCGTGCCGTGGAGCACGCCGAAGACGATACGGAAGGCGCCTGGCGCGATCTGGCGCCCTATCATCCCGCGGCGGACGACACGCTCGTCGGGATTGCCGCATCGGGAACCACACCCTACGTCATCGGCGGGCTGCGGAGAGCCCGGCAGGAGGGGCTGCTGACCGCCGCCGTGGTCTGCAACCCCGGATCACCCGCCGCGGCCGCGGCCGAATACGCCCTCGAAGCCGTCGTGGGACCCGAATTCGTCACCGGATCCACACGCATGAAGGCCGGAACGGCCCAGAAACTGATGCTCAACATGCTGTCCACCGCCGTGATGATCCGCCTGGGGCGCGTCGAGGGAAACCGCATGGTCCACATGCAGCTCACCAACGACAAACTCATCGCCCGCGGAACACGCATGGTGGCCCAAAGCACCGGACTCCCGGAGACCGAAGCCCGCGAAGCCCTGCTCCGCTGGGGGTCCGTAAAACGCGCGATCGAACACGCCAACAAACAATAA
- a CDS encoding ATPase, which translates to MMILLADSGSTQCTWIADDGVRMRTMRTRGINAVQHSDEQIRSSLAELPRLGSVTAVRFYGAGCGRTFPETSERLRQLLARHFGTQEVSVESDLTGAARALWGRGEGIACILGTGSNSCLCRGGEIVRHVPPLGYILGDEGSGAALGRALLNGIFKGHIPLREEFLAETGLSYKEIIRRVYREPFANRFLASFAPFARAHMTCPEVHGMVIGAFREFARRNLSRYPAGIPVACVGGVAAHFEKWLREALEAEGYSVKTIVESPAEGLATYHHGEQNHRTEFGIR; encoded by the coding sequence ATGATGATACTCCTTGCAGACAGCGGATCGACCCAATGCACGTGGATCGCCGACGACGGCGTCCGGATGCGCACCATGCGCACCCGCGGGATCAATGCCGTCCAGCACTCCGACGAGCAGATCCGCAGCTCGCTGGCCGAACTGCCCCGGCTCGGGAGCGTCACGGCCGTGCGGTTTTACGGCGCCGGGTGCGGCAGGACCTTCCCCGAGACCTCGGAACGCCTCCGGCAGCTCCTCGCCCGCCACTTCGGGACACAGGAGGTCTCCGTCGAATCGGACCTCACGGGTGCGGCCCGGGCCCTGTGGGGTCGCGGCGAAGGGATCGCCTGCATCCTCGGGACCGGTTCGAACTCCTGCCTCTGCCGCGGCGGCGAGATCGTCCGGCACGTCCCCCCGCTGGGCTACATCCTCGGCGACGAAGGGAGCGGTGCGGCCCTGGGCCGCGCGCTGCTCAACGGCATCTTCAAGGGGCACATCCCCCTCCGGGAGGAGTTCCTCGCCGAAACCGGGCTCTCCTACAAGGAGATCATCCGCCGCGTCTACCGCGAACCCTTCGCCAACCGGTTCCTCGCCTCGTTCGCACCGTTCGCCCGGGCACACATGACGTGTCCCGAGGTGCACGGGATGGTCATCGGGGCCTTCCGCGAATTCGCACGGCGGAACCTGAGCCGGTACCCGGCCGGGATTCCCGTCGCCTGTGTCGGAGGGGTTGCCGCCCATTTCGAAAAGTGGCTCCGCGAGGCGCTTGAGGCAGAAGGGTATTCCGTGAAAACCATTGTCGAATCGCCCGCAGAAGGGCTTGCAACATACCATCATGGAGAACAGAATCACCGAACAGAGTTCGGAATACGATAA